A genomic stretch from Numida meleagris isolate 19003 breed g44 Domestic line chromosome 2, NumMel1.0, whole genome shotgun sequence includes:
- the LOC110393469 gene encoding uncharacterized protein LOC110393469, translating into MEQPPAKKRRLLEMGDDIEPMEVDPPGSDTEPMEWIHLHRSSPVITRLLPGRSEGDHAPHFIAGAPGSVHLSRDGRLGAGADPPVLQDSYEPFLPVPLPRPFPSPLISSSPSPEEEGRAGTAILRAAVPGQRDEYSRGTANIAGHEDPVSLPSAMRAQLRAIPQVHTEPPVPDHPSLDSQGSREPILPVPLPHPCPGREEKPKGQRQLLLGRTRLWFRQEEVLNCSKKVRSRCFVWTVLSRLDNQQFKTTIQNNKNSKTAKQNKHIFFFQKVKQ; encoded by the exons ATGGAGCAGCCACCTGCTAAGAAGAGGCGGCTGCTGGAAATGGGCGATGACATcgagcccatggaggtggaccCGCCTGGCAGCGATAcagagcccatggag TGGATCCACCTCCATCGGAGCAGCCCGGTCATCACTCGGTTGCTGCCAGGCCGATCAGAAGGAGATCACGCCCCACATTTCATCGCAGGGGCACCAGGATCCGTCCACCTCTCGCGAGACGGCCGCCTCGGTGCTGGCGCTGATCCTCCCGTCCT CCAAGACTCCTATGAGCCCTTCCTTCCTGTTCCCCTCCCTCGTCCCTTCCCAAGCCCCCTCATCTCTTCTTCACCAAGTCCTGAGGaagagggcagggcagggactgccatcctcagagctgctgtgccGGGGCAGCGGGATGAGTACAGCAGAGGGACCGCAAACATCGCAGGGCACGAGGATCCTGTAAGTTTACCCTCAGCCATGAGAGCCCAGCTCAGGGCCATCCCGCAGGTTCACACAGAGCCTCCAGTTCCTGATCATCCTTCTCTTGACAGCCAAGGCTCCCGTGAGCCCATCCTTCCTGTCCCCCTCCCTCACCCCTGCCCAGGGCGGGAGGAGAAGCCAAAGGGAcagaggcagctgctcctggggagAACCAGGCTTTGGTTCAGACAGGAAGAAGTGCTGAACTGCAGCAAGAAGGTCCGGTCCAGATGCTTCGTTTGGACTGTTCTTTCAAGACTGGACAATCaacaatttaaaacaacaatacaaaataataaaaattcaaaaactgcaaaacaaaataaacacattttcttctttcaaaaagtaAAGCAATAA